The BD1-7 clade bacterium region CGAAGCCGTTATCACCTTCAGCCGCATTGCTGAATCCATTGCACAGTATGAAGCCTCCCAATGGCTCACAGATTCTCCTTGGCAAGCCTTTATGGAAGGCGACAATCACGCCATCAATCGACAAGAAAAAGCCGGCGCAACACTGTTTTTCCAAGAAGTTAAACAAGGCGGTGCAGGTTGCGCAGCCTGCCACAATGGTGAGAACTTCTCAGACGAAGCCTTTCATGCATTGGCTATGCCCCAAATTGGCCGGGGCAAAGATGATGGTGTCACCGGCTCCGATGATTTTGGCCGCATGCGGGAGACCGGCAAGATCAAAGACAAATACAGCTTCCGCACCCCACAACTGCTGAATGTGTCTGCCACTTACCCCTACAGCCATGCCGGTGGCTATGAAACATTAGAAGACGTTGTCCGCCACCATTTGAATGTTGAAGAAGCCGTCAACAACTATGATTTCACCCTTACTAACCTAAGCCAGCCCGGGCTACAAAACACAAATGCCGAAGCCAATACGCGCAAAGCATTGTCGGTTGTAAAGCGGCGACAAGAAAACGGCAATACACCACTGAAGAACGTGGATCTATCCAATAAACAGGTCAAGCAGCTGGTCGCCTTCCTGCACACGCTTACTGATCCATGTGTCGAAAAACCAAAATGTTTAGCGCAATGGGTCGCTGAACCCGACGCCGGCTTAAACATTCTGGAAGCACAATTTGCTGCACCTCAGAGCCGCAACACAGTTCAGCACTAACCGACAAACACACATTGCCCCGCGTTAGTCGTTACAACATCATCGCAGCGACTAACGCGAGTATCCATTCGCACCGTACTACCTGATCAATGCCCAAGGTACTTGCCCGCATAGCCGCAATGAGATTGTTTTATTGCAACTCGGCGTGATTGTATCGGTTGAGAGAAAATCAAACCGATGCCACGCTATAGAGACCATTCAGATTCCTGCAAGGACACATCATGACCGGTCTCGCCTTCATTATTCTGTACGTGGTTTTCTTCGCTTGGTATGAAGGCTACAGCCCCCTTACCCGAAGAAACCGACGCATCCTGCCCAATGAAGTTGACGCTATCCTGCAGCAACTGCAAGCAATGAGCCCGGAAGCCGACAGCACCCATGATCATCTAACGTCGGTTATTCCAACCCTGCTGAAAAACGATACCGGCAAAGGCTTTTTGATGGTCAATCTGTTGGCCTTTAACGAGCCTAAACGTGAGTCTATCCAAGCTTTGGAAAGCTACTCCAAACCCTTTATGCAACAATTATTGAAGCACGCCGGCCACCCGGTATTGATGTCTAAAGTCATCGGCAAGGCCATTGAATATTGGGGTTTGCCTCGCGGTAGCGAGACGTGGGATGCTGTCGCCATTGTTCGTTATCGCAGCTGTCGCGACTTGGTTGAAATGGCCTTGTGGCCGAAATTTGAAGCACTACACCCCTACAAAAAACAGGCGCTGAAGAAGACTCTGGCGATTCCGATAAGGGCACGTTTCTTCACCGGCAGTGTGCACGTGCTTGTCGTTTTAACGCTGTTACTGATGTGGGCATTGATCGGCTAGTGCCCTGATGCAGTTAAAACCGTTGTTACAATCGCTGAGCAGTAGAATTGAGACCTCGTTCGCAACCACTATTAACAATCCGATTATTTTCAGTTCTCGAACTTGTCTCAAT contains the following coding sequences:
- the ccp_3 gene encoding Cytochrome c551 peroxidase, whose protein sequence is MRNRQILALTCFGLVLAGAENIRAESINDVELRNLAKYYGTGVSQQPRTEPIPPPTAPKAELGKKLFFSKDLGGDKDTACVSCHHPLLGGGDHLSLPIGSQATIPDLLGPGRTHSATRARAAGMLYDGGPTVPRVAPTTFNAALWQQVMFLDGRVEALPDGGVRTPDTPFGVADPQAPNLIHGQALFPVTSPEEMASSAFEGKSNDEIRDALAQRVSANPQWQVEFDRVYGDEAVITFSRIAESIAQYEASQWLTDSPWQAFMEGDNHAINRQEKAGATLFFQEVKQGGAGCAACHNGENFSDEAFHALAMPQIGRGKDDGVTGSDDFGRMRETGKIKDKYSFRTPQLLNVSATYPYSHAGGYETLEDVVRHHLNVEEAVNNYDFTLTNLSQPGLQNTNAEANTRKALSVVKRRQENGNTPLKNVDLSNKQVKQLVAFLHTLTDPCVEKPKCLAQWVAEPDAGLNILEAQFAAPQSRNTVQH